The proteins below are encoded in one region of Corynebacterium felinum:
- a CDS encoding ABC transporter permease, translating to MSKTGTQLATRMGAQLQQLLALAALAAIFLFFSFSTDNFFQWNNITNILLSSAVIGTMALGATFVIATAGIDLSVGTGMTLCAVMTGVFLSGDWLGLPLPVGILLSIAFGAFMGFINGINVAIFKIPPFIATLAMMMVAQGLALIITKSTPIYLNGVNGFSGISQGQLISDFPNAALVFIICALFAAVVMSKTLLGRYALSIGSNEEATRISGVNTRRWLVAIYTFAGIFTALAAILLSARLNSAQPATGMGYELEAIAAVVIGGTSLSGGRATIFGTFIGALLMAVLANGLQIMSIPQEWQKVSIGIVILIAVFADNLRRSREKKV from the coding sequence ATGTCAAAGACCGGCACACAGCTGGCAACCCGCATGGGAGCACAACTACAACAGCTCCTCGCGCTCGCCGCGCTGGCTGCGATCTTCCTCTTCTTCTCCTTCTCCACCGACAACTTCTTCCAATGGAACAACATCACCAACATCTTGCTGTCGTCGGCAGTGATCGGAACCATGGCATTAGGTGCCACCTTCGTGATCGCCACCGCCGGCATCGACCTGTCTGTCGGCACCGGCATGACCCTCTGCGCAGTGATGACAGGCGTATTCCTCAGTGGTGACTGGCTCGGACTCCCACTGCCCGTCGGCATCCTGCTCTCCATTGCCTTCGGCGCATTCATGGGCTTTATCAACGGCATTAACGTGGCCATTTTCAAAATCCCGCCCTTCATTGCCACCCTCGCCATGATGATGGTCGCCCAAGGCCTAGCGCTGATCATCACCAAGTCCACCCCGATCTACCTCAACGGCGTGAACGGCTTCTCTGGCATCTCCCAAGGCCAACTCATCTCCGATTTCCCCAACGCCGCACTGGTATTCATCATCTGCGCTCTCTTCGCCGCAGTCGTCATGTCCAAAACCCTCCTCGGCCGCTACGCCCTGTCCATCGGCTCCAATGAAGAAGCCACCCGCATCTCCGGCGTGAACACCCGCCGCTGGCTGGTCGCCATCTACACCTTCGCCGGCATCTTCACCGCCCTTGCAGCCATCCTGCTCTCCGCGCGTTTGAACTCGGCACAGCCAGCAACCGGCATGGGCTACGAGCTCGAAGCCATCGCCGCCGTGGTCATCGGTGGAACCTCCCTCTCCGGTGGACGCGCCACCATCTTCGGCACCTTCATCGGTGCACTGCTCATGGCAGTACTAGCCAACGGATTGCAGATCATGTCCATCCCCCAGGAATGGCAGAAAGTTTCCATCGGCATCGTCATCCTGATCGCTGTGTTCGCCGATAACCTGCGCCGCAGCCGGGAAAAGAAAGTTTAA